In the genome of Pelagibacterium nitratireducens, one region contains:
- a CDS encoding SDR family NAD(P)-dependent oxidoreductase — protein sequence MTDIKDLAGRVVLVTGASRGLGYAAAKNAASRGAHVIAVARTVGGLEDLDDDIQALGSSTTLVPMDLTDGEAIDRLGAAIFERWGQLDGLIGNAGALGVLSPLPHIAPKDFANVFAVNVEANFRLIRSLDLLLRQSDAGRAVFISSGAALSAKPYWGLYAASKAALDAMVKAYAGEMAITEVKANIFYPGQVRTAMRAKAMPGEDPKTLPSPDEVAPKIVDLVSANYTQTGMRVDILQGEEPL from the coding sequence ATGACCGATATCAAAGACCTTGCCGGCCGCGTGGTGCTGGTGACCGGTGCCTCGCGCGGGCTGGGCTATGCAGCCGCCAAAAACGCCGCCTCGCGCGGCGCGCATGTGATCGCCGTGGCGCGAACGGTGGGCGGGCTCGAAGATCTCGACGACGACATCCAGGCGCTGGGCTCTTCGACAACGCTGGTACCCATGGATCTGACCGATGGGGAAGCCATCGACCGGCTCGGCGCCGCTATTTTCGAACGTTGGGGCCAGCTCGACGGGCTGATCGGCAATGCAGGCGCGCTGGGCGTGTTGAGCCCCCTGCCCCATATCGCACCCAAGGATTTCGCCAACGTCTTTGCGGTCAATGTGGAAGCCAATTTCCGGCTGATCCGCTCGCTGGATCTGTTGCTGCGCCAGTCCGATGCCGGGCGGGCGGTGTTCATCTCCTCGGGCGCGGCGCTGTCGGCCAAGCCCTATTGGGGGCTTTATGCGGCGTCGAAAGCGGCGCTCGACGCCATGGTCAAAGCCTATGCCGGGGAAATGGCGATCACCGAGGTGAAGGCCAATATCTTTTATCCCGGCCAGGTCCGCACCGCCATGCGCGCCAAGGCAATGCCGGGCGAAGACCCCAAGACGCTGCCCTCGCCCGACGAGGTCGCGCCGAAAATCGTCGATCTGGTATCGGCCAATTACACACAGACCGGCATGCGGGTGGACATCCTGCAGGGCGAAGAGCCCCTTTAG